Genomic DNA from Cololabis saira isolate AMF1-May2022 chromosome 20, fColSai1.1, whole genome shotgun sequence:
CCCCCTTTTAACTTTTCATTTAGACAAACGCTTGCAGAAATGCCATACCTGTATGCCAAAAACGCAACTGGCCGCTGATGTCCATGTTCATCAGTCATGGAACCCACACTTGGAGGTTCTACAATAACATCATAGATGATGCCTGCAGAGAGGATGGGGGGAGAGTAATCATTGAATCACAACAATACAATATATCCAAAccctcttttaaaaaaataaggcaCATTCATGACTAAATCTGCAAGTGCCAAATAGTGAATACAATTGAAACAGAGGATAAGCTTTAGGAAAAGACTACCGATTACATGGATACAAGATGAACTAAACGTTTCTGAGTAACAGGACCTCCACAAATACTAATATattcaggactgtctcagaaaattagaatattgtgataaagttctttattttctgtaatgcaattaaaaaaacaaaaatgtcatacattctggattcattacaaatcaactgaaatattgcaagccttttattattttaatattgctgattatggtttacagtttaagattaagatttccagaatattctaattttttgagataggatatttgagttttcttaagctgtaagccatgatcagcaatattaaaataataaaaggcttgcaatatttcagttgatttgtaatgaatccagaatgtatgacatttttgttttttgtaattgcactacagaaaatcacaatattctaattctctgagacagtcctgtatgtatgtatgtatgtatatatatatatatatatatatatatatatatatatatatatatatatatacacatatatagaagACAACAAAGACTACAGCCCATGTCTGCTTTATTCAGCTAACAAGTTAGCCCCCTCTTTGCATTTGCTGCAGAAATCTAAAGCAATGTTTAGTCTACATTAAACCTGGAGATAAGAACAGCACTTAAATGAGCATTTCTTTGAAATTGGTACCccgaaaaagaaacatttagcAAAGAAAGGGCAGCAGTTTAGCCTGAACATTAGCAGCTCCATTTACCTCCTGTGATGAGAAAGTAGGACACGATCACCACCGCGTACACGGTCATCGCCGACGGCATGTGCAGCCATGAGGGCTTCTTCAGCTTCACATTGGGACATTCGAGCAGAACAAACGGAACACCGAATAAAGCCTCCATGTTGCAGGAAAATATATCCAATTTCAGCTCTACAGCTATGCAGGCAGCTCATCCGGGCGACTCTGCACCCTCTGCACGCAGTGTTGACGTGTCCCGGAagtggggttgttttttttttttaacagccaTATTATAGAATATTTTATCCAGTGGTTAATT
This window encodes:
- the ostc gene encoding oligosaccharyltransferase complex subunit ostc, with protein sequence MEALFGVPFVLLECPNVKLKKPSWLHMPSAMTVYAVVIVSYFLITGGIIYDVIVEPPSVGSMTDEHGHQRPVAFLAYRVNGQYIMEGLASSFLFTMGGLGFIILDRSNAPNIPKLNRFLLLFIGFVSVLLSFFMARVFMRMKLPGYLMG